The following proteins come from a genomic window of Diorhabda carinulata isolate Delta chromosome X, icDioCari1.1, whole genome shotgun sequence:
- the LOC130902510 gene encoding uncharacterized protein LOC130902510, which produces MKQFLITFFCIFVVFQLTDAYAQFEIRDGNCLNAVGADLVFQKHVHKSRLFIAARSATAEYFGDKKIYCIQVLSQKEAEKGSTVEIKDGGINHNFVKFEFHSTKNHGLEYNINVYAKYF; this is translated from the exons ATGAAGCAATTTTTAATcacgtttttttgtatttttgttgtttttcaattaaCTGATGCGTATGCACAATTCGAAATCAGAGATGGAAATTGTTTAAATGCAGTGGGAGCAGATTTGGTTTTTCAAAAACACGTTCACAAAAGTAGATTATTCATAGCAGCGAGATCGGCTACT GCCGAATATTTTGGAGACAAAAAAATCTACTGCATTCAAGTATTGAGTCAAAAGGAAGCTGAAAAAGGATCGACAGTTGAAATCAAAGATGGCGGCATTAATCACAATTTcgtcaaatttgaatttcattcgACAAAAAATCATGGtttagaatataatataaatgtatacgcgaaatatttttaa